A genomic window from Promicromonospora sukumoe includes:
- a CDS encoding LytR C-terminal domain-containing protein, protein MTSPGYDQARVERRRREHERQAVVFGVLIAFLAVCGIFALAVYSGAISSPFNRPFTTVGVAEQETYPAACLPEVKGQPDGALPTAYSDVQVRLLNASTESGLASAHESVLADRGFSIVAKGNVPIKLQESEIRFGRKGIVQAYTLAAQFPEIRLVLDDRVDRKVDLLIGEEFEAPLDVEEVEVASDKPLLNVEGCVPAAEIEPEKRIEPSATDDEVQPAK, encoded by the coding sequence GTGACATCCCCCGGGTACGACCAGGCGCGCGTGGAGCGCCGGCGCCGAGAGCACGAGCGCCAGGCCGTGGTCTTCGGTGTGCTCATCGCCTTCCTCGCCGTCTGCGGAATCTTCGCGCTCGCGGTGTACTCCGGCGCCATCAGCTCGCCGTTCAACCGCCCGTTCACCACGGTGGGCGTGGCGGAGCAGGAGACCTACCCGGCGGCCTGCCTGCCCGAGGTCAAGGGCCAGCCCGACGGCGCCCTCCCGACCGCCTACTCCGACGTGCAGGTGCGCCTGCTGAACGCCTCCACGGAGAGCGGTCTGGCCAGCGCCCACGAGTCGGTGCTCGCGGACCGCGGGTTCAGCATCGTGGCCAAGGGCAACGTGCCGATCAAGCTTCAGGAGTCGGAGATCCGGTTCGGCCGCAAGGGGATCGTGCAGGCGTACACGCTCGCCGCGCAGTTCCCCGAGATCCGGCTGGTCCTCGACGACCGCGTCGACCGCAAGGTCGACCTGCTCATCGGCGAGGAGTTCGAGGCGCCGCTCGACGTCGAGGAGGTCGAGGTGGCCTCCGACAAGCCGCTGCTGAACGTCGAGGGCTGCGTGCCCGCGGCGGAGATCGAGCCCGAGAAGCGGATCGAGCCGAGCGCGACCGACGACGAGGTCCAGCCCGCCAAGTAA
- a CDS encoding type II toxin-antitoxin system VapB family antitoxin: MIFKAVGDGRPYPEHGRSRTRDWVDVPPRQVRLDELVTTKRTLDLDQLLAEDSTFYGDLFAHVVEYEGTLYLEDGLHRAVRAALQQRPVLHARVLIIR, encoded by the coding sequence ATGATCTTCAAGGCCGTAGGAGACGGCCGCCCGTACCCCGAGCACGGGCGGTCGCGCACGCGCGACTGGGTCGACGTGCCGCCACGTCAGGTGCGGCTCGACGAGCTCGTGACCACCAAGCGCACGCTCGACCTCGACCAGCTCCTGGCGGAGGACTCCACGTTCTACGGCGACCTGTTCGCTCACGTCGTGGAGTACGAGGGCACGCTCTACCTGGAGGACGGTCTGCACCGTGCCGTGCGCGCAGCCCTCCAGCAACGTCCAGTCCTGCACGCTCGCGTGCTCATCATCCGCTGA
- a CDS encoding ABC transporter permease — MTAATLPAVPALERPALALRGAFAGTGDLLRLALRRDRVLLPAQVAVCVLLFVSTLSSVSELYGTQEQRDTIHATLVSNPAFLVLLGPYENTGSVASTVSWRVGIFMVAVFGVLAVMAVVRHTRKEEQLGRLELVRAARVGSLAPLVTGLVVGVIFSVVSGALTAAVVWPEGPSSGAVALGAQVVAVGLAASGIAAVTAQVASSSRGANSLGVWIVIGGYLLRGGADVDPDALGWLHWVSPVGWAQQIDPYGANDYRPFLLCVGVLVVGGLAAAWLTLHRDLGAGLIAERRGPAHSASLTSAAALMVRLTRSSFVIWAVSIGVYMFFVGYLMATAGELVTQNEQFAGYIAAMGVQGSDIAAGFAALIMSWTAYAGAGYGVTVLQDARAEESLGRTEVVLATRASRPGYLGAWLAGAVGGAVLLLGIAGLALGAGNALASDTGWGTSLGDGLGAAVVHLPAVLVVITLTAALLGWFPRLVGLGWAVIAASFLVTLLGSLLDLPDAVVDLSPFAHAPAVPAVAWADVDWAPLGWLLLVAAGLLALAFTGYRRRDVPVV, encoded by the coding sequence ATGACCGCCGCGACGCTTCCGGCGGTCCCGGCGCTGGAGCGCCCGGCACTGGCGCTGCGGGGCGCGTTCGCGGGCACGGGCGATCTGCTGCGGCTCGCGCTGCGCCGCGACCGCGTGCTGCTGCCCGCCCAGGTCGCGGTCTGCGTCCTGCTGTTCGTCAGCACGCTGAGCTCCGTGTCCGAGCTGTACGGCACCCAGGAGCAGCGCGACACCATCCACGCCACCCTGGTGAGCAACCCGGCCTTCCTGGTGCTGCTCGGGCCGTACGAGAACACCGGGTCCGTCGCGTCCACGGTCTCGTGGCGCGTCGGCATCTTCATGGTCGCCGTGTTCGGGGTGCTCGCCGTCATGGCCGTGGTGCGGCACACGCGCAAGGAGGAGCAGCTCGGCCGCCTGGAGCTGGTGCGGGCCGCCCGCGTGGGTTCCCTCGCGCCGCTGGTGACCGGCCTGGTCGTCGGGGTGATCTTCTCGGTCGTCTCGGGCGCGCTGACCGCCGCCGTGGTGTGGCCGGAGGGGCCGTCGAGCGGCGCCGTCGCGCTCGGCGCGCAGGTCGTGGCCGTCGGGCTGGCGGCGTCCGGCATCGCGGCGGTGACGGCGCAGGTCGCGTCGTCGTCCCGCGGGGCGAACTCGCTCGGCGTGTGGATCGTGATCGGCGGCTACCTGTTGCGCGGCGGCGCCGACGTCGACCCGGACGCGCTGGGCTGGCTGCACTGGGTCTCGCCCGTCGGGTGGGCGCAGCAGATCGACCCGTACGGCGCGAACGACTACCGGCCGTTCCTGCTCTGCGTCGGCGTGCTCGTCGTGGGCGGGCTGGCCGCGGCCTGGCTGACGCTGCACCGCGACCTCGGGGCGGGCCTGATCGCGGAACGGCGGGGGCCCGCGCACTCGGCGTCGCTGACCTCGGCCGCCGCGCTCATGGTGCGGCTGACCCGGTCGTCGTTCGTGATCTGGGCCGTCTCGATCGGCGTCTACATGTTCTTCGTGGGCTACCTCATGGCGACGGCCGGGGAGCTGGTGACCCAGAACGAGCAGTTCGCGGGCTACATCGCCGCGATGGGCGTCCAGGGCTCCGACATCGCGGCGGGCTTCGCCGCGCTCATCATGTCCTGGACGGCGTACGCGGGGGCGGGGTACGGGGTCACCGTGCTCCAGGACGCCCGCGCCGAGGAGTCGCTGGGCCGCACCGAGGTGGTGCTCGCCACGCGCGCGTCCCGCCCCGGATACCTGGGCGCGTGGCTGGCCGGCGCGGTCGGCGGGGCGGTGCTGCTGCTCGGCATCGCCGGGCTCGCCCTCGGCGCGGGCAACGCGCTCGCGTCCGACACGGGCTGGGGCACCTCGCTCGGCGACGGCCTCGGCGCGGCCGTCGTCCACCTGCCGGCCGTCCTGGTGGTGATCACGCTCACGGCGGCGCTCCTCGGCTGGTTCCCACGGCTCGTGGGTCTGGGGTGGGCCGTCATCGCCGCCAGCTTCCTGGTGACCCTGCTCGGCAGCCTGCTCGACCTGCCCGACGCCGTCGTCGACCTGTCCCCGTTCGCGCACGCCCCGGCCGTCCCCGCGGTGGCCTGGGCCGACGTGGACTGGGCCCCGCTGGGCTGGCTGCTGCTCGTCGCGGCGGGGCTGCTGGCGCTCGCGTTCACGGGCTACCGGCGGCGCGACGTACCGGTGGTCTGA